Proteins from one Bombyx mori chromosome 1, ASM3026992v2 genomic window:
- the LOC101741126 gene encoding probable 3',5'-cyclic phosphodiesterase pde-5 isoform X2, which translates to MRALRMEISSRSSNTPIQSKTSDGRSPQLLPPIGKAEIGFSGTPASLKSPTETKARFHAGCVPKQSIYMDWNSVRADKKKHSVKHSRQKKTKSLASFKDAEEQETISHYLNRNKDYLETYILESVPQDVVEKWLHMKMKNNAINVHPKLSYNRPSASHDHSRTTKQMFMDILKIYKEDPREHTVLWQLAKSVATSIGVETYRVYKLFPDHPTFVQHFVIDHTKLPQNQPVPSTLERSDPQQVELVLEVAKKGTSKRVSRFDDPLRFPETPLSLLRSCNSRNKQGNYILYQPIITKSGKTSYVLEMWRTKDRFKVIDEEISGHIVVWGSVALHYCKLYVDKKRERNMSDFLLDVVKAIFEEMVSLDQLIKRILEFAQRLVNADRASLFLVDYRNSELVSTVFDLKFEPGLDLDMEKKEIRMPINRGIAGHVALSGETMNIPDAYSDYRFNRDVDEATGYKTISILCMPIKVEGKVIGVVQMVNKRDDKYFGDDDEAAFEIFSTFFGLALHHARLYDRIMRKEQKYRVALEVLSYHNTCREYEVQAMLLDKEPLNVDFADFYLDPFRFDEFEKCKCIISMFRDLFDMTQFDITTLTRFTLTVKKNYRTVPYHNFDHGWTVAHAMYAILKSDVKERFDYNKRLALFVACLCHDLDHRGYTNKYMSETASPLAAMYTTSTLEHHHFNITVTILQQDGHNIFSHISSEDYKEILGFIRHCILATDLAAFFPNLDKIRELYRSDEAQFSWDDPSHRDLAMAISMTAADLSASAKPWEIQIKTVKVIFEEFYDQGDKERAAGRIPIPMMDRNKPEEQPASQVGFLSQICIPCYDMLYRILPNTKPMYAMATKNLNRWKARADKILFKQDSKKDNSKDSLEPKDGIGDDDDDVTVKNEGNKRVEIIRQESKTIIGEAQPKPVVWNDDEEFAVEQTFRSNIWKEIDGVTWIEEEGVLVASEATKKDDTV; encoded by the exons ATGCGGGCCTTGCGTATGGAGATAAG TTCCAGAAGTAGTAATACTCCGATCCAGTCTAAGACATCGGATGGACGATCTCCTCAACTTCTACCACCAATTGGGAAGGCAGAAATTGGTTTCTCAG GCACTCCGGCTTCGTTGAAGTCCCCGACGGAGACTAAAGCTCGATTTCACGCTGGTTGCGTGCCAAAGCAGTCAATATACATGGACTGGAATTCTGTACGTGCCGACAAGAAGAAACATTCAG TTAAACATTCAaggcaaaagaaaacaaaatcgctGGCATCTTTCAAAG ATGCCGAAGAACAGGAAACAATCAGTCATTACCTGAATCGGAATAAGGATTATTTGGAAACATATATATTGGAATCGGTGCCGCAAGATGTCGTAGAGAAGTGGTTGCACATGAAGATGAAGAATAATGCTATCAAC GTACATCCCAAATTATCATACAATAGGCCATCAGCGAGCCATGACCACTCGCGTACGACAAAGCAAATGTTTATG GATATTTTAAAAATCTACAAAGAGGATCCGAGAGAGCACACGGTGCTTTGGCAGCTTGCCAAAAGCGTCGCGACGTCCATTGGCGTTGAAACATACAGGGTGTACAAACTTTTCCCAGATCATCCAACTTTCGTTCAGCACTTCGTTATTGATCATACAAAG CTGCCACAAAACCAACCCGTACCATCAACTTTGGAAAGATCAGACCCCCAACAAGTGGAATTAGTCTTGGAAGTGGCGAAGAAAGGTACCAGCAAAAGAGTTTCAAGATTTGATGACCCACTTCGGTTTCCGGAAACACCGCTCTCTTTGTTGAGAAGCTGTAACTCGCGGAAC AAACAAGGAAACTATATACTGTACCAACCGATTATAACGAAATCCGGTAAAACGTCTTACGTCTTAGAAATGTGGAGAACAAAGGACAGGTTCAAAGTCATCGACGAAGAGATTAGTGGTCACATCGTCGTGTGGGGTAGTGTTGCTCTGCATTACTGCAAGCTGTATGTGGATAAGAAAAGGGAACGTAACATGtccgattttttattagacgttgtcaa AGCAATTTTCGAAGAGATGGTTTCTTTGGATCAACTGATAAAGAGGATATTGGAGTTCGCCCAGAGGCTTGTGAACGCAGACAGGGCTTCGCTATTCTTAGTCGACTACAGGAATTCTGAGCTGGTCTCCACTGTATTCGATCTTAAATTTGAGCCAGGTCTAGATCTGGATATGGAAAAGAAAGAGATTAGGATGCCGATAAATAGAGGAATCGCCGGTCACGTGGCGTTATCAGGCGAGACCATGAATATTCCTGACGCTTATTCTGATTACAGGTTTAATAG AGACGTGGACGAAGCTACTGGATACAAAACAATAAGCATTCTATGTATGCCCATAAAGGTCGAAGGAAAAGTCATTGGCGTTGTCCAAATGGTTAACAAACGCGACGATAAATATTTCGGTGATGACGATGAGGCGGCCTTCGAGATATTCTCCACGTTTTTCGGCCTAGCCCTCCACCATGCGAGGCTTTATGACAGGATCATGAGGAAGGAGCAGAAGTACCGAGTTGCCCTCGAAGTGTTAAGCTACCACAACACGTGCCGGGAATATGAGGTGCAAGCTATGCTGCTAGACAAAGAACCGTTGAATGTTGACTTCGCAGATTTTTATCTAGATCCGTTTCGTTTTGATGAGTTCGAgaaatgtaaatgtattatatcAATGTTTCGCGATCTGTTTGACATGACCCAGTTTGATATTACGACGCTGACAAGGTTCACGTTGACTGTCAAGAAGAATTATAGGACGGTGCCGTATCATAACTTCGATCATGGCTGGACCGTCGCTCATGCAATGTACGCCATCTTGAAAAGTGATGTGAAGGAGAGATTTGATTACAACAAG AGACTGGCACTCTTCGTTGCGTGTCTTTGCCACGATTTGGACCACCGAGGGTATACCAATAAATACATGAGCGAAACGGCCTCACCTCTAGCCGCCATGTACACAACATCTACTCTAGAGCACCATCATTTCAACATTACGGTCACTATTTTACAACAG GACGGTCACAACATATTCTCACATATTTCAAGCGAAGACTACAAAGAGATTCTCGGCTTCATCAGGCACTGTATTCTGGCAACCGATCTAGCGGCCTTCTTCCCTAATTTAGACAAAATAAGAGAATTGTACAGATCTGATGAAGCACAGTTCAGCTGGGACGATCCGAGTCACAG AGATTTGGCCATGGCCATATCAATGACAGCGGCTGATCTGTCAGCTTCAGCTAAGCCATGGGAGATTCAGATCAAAACAGTGAAGGTTATATTTGAGGAGTTTTATGATCAAGGAGACAAGGAGAGAGCTGCTGGAAGGATACCGATACCGATGATGGATAGGAATAAACCTGAAGAGCAGCCAGCTAGCCAG GTTGGTTTCCTCAGTCAAATATGTATACCGTGTTACGACATGCTGTATCGAATACTTCCGAACACAAAGCCGATGTACGCTATGGCAACAAAAAACCTCAACAGATGGAAAGCGAGAGCTGATAAGATCCTTTTTAAGCAAGACTCGAAGAAAGATAATTCTAAAGATAGCCTTGAACCAAAGGATGGAATcggagatgatgatgatgatgtcacAGTTAAAAATGAAGGGAACAAAAGAGTAGAAATCATAAGGCAAGAATCAAAAACTATTATAGGAGAAGCTCAACCCAAACCTGTAGTATGGAATGATGACGAAGAATTTGCGGTTGAACAAACCTTTAGAAGTAACATTTGGAAGGAAATTGATGGAGTCACGTGGATCGAAGAAGAAGGCGTATTAGTTGCTAGTGAAGCGACGAAAAAAGATGATACAGTTTGA